The sequence below is a genomic window from Oceanivirga salmonicida.
TTCATCTTCCATTTCTTCTAATTCCAAAAATTTAAAAATTCTTTCTGATGTTGCACTTAATTGTTGAAAATATACAGAAACTTGCGATGACATAGATAATGGTCTATGAAAAAGATTTAGGTAATGTATAAATGCTTGAAAACCTCCTAAACTTAGAGTTTTATTAAACACTAATATAGATCCTACTAGAGAAATAACCACATAATTTATAGTATTTAATGCTGATATAAGGGGCATTACAAGACTTGATAGTGCTTGTGATAAAAATAGTGATTTATATATTTTATCATTTATTTTTTCAAAATTTTCTATGCTTTCTTTTTGAGAATTAAATGCTAACACTATCTCTTGATTAGTATACATTTCTTCAATATATGCATTCAAACTTGCTAATTTAGACTGCAAACTTTTAAAGTATTTTTGTGATTTTTTTACTACCATAGATATAGTTAGTATCGTCATTGGTATGAAAACAAGAACAATTAATGTTAATTTAATTGAGATTATCATCATAAATACTATTATACCTACAACACTAATTATTACTGGTAATGTAGAATATATGATACCCCAAAGAGCAGTTATTAATTTATCTACATCATTTACTATTAATGATATTATATCTCCATCTTTTGTTTTATCTAAATGTGATATACCTAATTTATTTACCTTATCATTTATTTTTTTTCTTATTTCATAATTAATATTAGTCGTAATACGGAAAACAAGTAAATTTTGAATAGCATTTAATATCATAACTATTAAATATATAGCTATTATCAAATAAAACATAGATTTTAAACTAGTATAATCTATACCTGTATTTATACCTTCTACTACTAAATTAGTCATTTTACCTATTAAATATGGACCTTGTAATGAAAAAAATGTAGTAATGGAGATTATAACTGTGGCTATAATTAATAAATATGCTTTTTTATCAGATAAAGATAATATTTTTTTTATTGTATTAAATACTTTCATCTATATCACCTACTTGTATATTATATATTTCTTTATAAATCTCACAGTTTTTAATTAATTCATCATGTGTACCAAATCCAACCATTATACCATCATCTAATACTATTATTTTATTTGCATTTTTTATAGTAAGTAATTTTTGTGATATTATTATTTTCATTAAATCTAACTTATCTAAATTTTCTCTTATTTGTCTATCTGTTCTATTATCTAGTGCAGAAAAACTATCATCAAATATTATTAAATCAGCATCTTTGTAAATCCCTCTTGCAATTTGTATTCTTTGTTTCTGTCCACCTGATAAATTAGCTGCTCCTTCATTTAATTCTATATCTAAATCAGCAAAATCAGTTGCTTTGGCATAATTTATAGCCATATTTACTCTATCTATATTAGGATTACTATCTGCATAGGCTACATTTTTTAATATACTTAAATTAAATAATTTACTTATTTGTGGTACATATGAAATTCTATCTCTTAATGAATTAAGAGTATATTCTTTAATTTCTTTGCCATTTATTAATATTTTACCGCCAGTATTATCTAAAAATCTTAATAATAATTTGGCTATGGTACTTTTACCTGAACCAATACTACCTATTATTCCTAATGTTTCATTGCTTTTTATTTCAAAACTTAAATTTTCTATAACGGTTGATTCTGCCTTATCATATGAAAAACTTACATTTTTAAATTCTATACTTTCAATTCTTTCTAATTTTTCTTTGCTTTCATCATTAACTATCTCAATTTTTTCACTTAATACTTCATCTATTCTTTTAAATGAAACATAGGCTCTAGGTATTACAAAAAGTATAGAAGTTAACATTAAAAATGATATCATTATCATTACACTATATTGTATAAATGCAAATATTACCCCAATTTGTGTATTATATATAGGGATAAATTTTGCAATAAAATATACCACAACTGCAACTGAAATATTTATCATAAATTCTGCGAATGGATTTATTAATGATATAATTATATTTATAAAGTTATAAACTACTTTTATATCTAAATTTACATCATTAAATTTTTGACTTTCGTATTCTTGCTTATTAAATGCTCTAATTACTCTTTTACCACTCAATATTTCCCTTAAAATTGCATTCATTTTATCTGTTAATTTTTGTAATACACTAAATTTTTTAAGTAAAAGAAATACTGCTATTATTATACCAATTGTTAATATTCCTATTAATACAGCCAATACTGATAACATATGTGGTGCTATCTTATATGCTTGAATAATTGTTATAACTAATGTTATAGGGGCTAATATTGAAATTCTAAGTATCATTCCTAATGATTCTTGAAATTTTGTAATATCGTTTGTTGTTCTTGTAAGCAAACTTGATATACCAAACTTGGACAAATTTTTAGTAGAAAAATACTGTACCTTATTAAATAATTTAACTCTTAATTCCTTAGCAATTGTTGCTGTTACTTTTGCTATTAAAAATATATATAATATAGAAAATATAGTCGCTAAAAAAGCCATACCTAACATTTTTAATGAGTTATATTTAATAAATTCAAAATCATTTTTTACTATACCTATATCTATATTTTTAGCCAATCCTTTTGGAATTTCACTAGAAAAATATACGTTTATAATTATCATTATTAATATAAGTAAAAAAGGGAATATATATCTTTTTATATCATATTTTCTCATCTTTTCACCTCTTTAATTAATATTATACTATTTTTACAATTATATATCAATTGTTAAAATTTTTTTAATATTTGTTTACAAAAATTGACATTTAAGTTTTAAAACTGTATACTATGTTGTAGAATAGATAGAAAGGAATAAACTATGACTAATAAAGAAAGAAAAATTTTCACACTGATAAAAAAACATCCTGAGATAACACAAAAAGAAATTGCTAAACGATTAAATATGACAAGAACTTCTGTTGCTGTACATATTACCCATATTATGGAAAAGGGGTATATTTTAGGGAGACAGTATGTTATACGTAAAAAACCTCTAATTTTAGTAATTGGGGGATCTAACATAGATATACAAGGTTTTCCAACAAATAATTTTGAACTACATAATTCTAATATAGGAGAAATAAATAGAACTTACGGCGGTGTTGGAAGAACAATAGCAGTAAATTCAAATAGATTAGTAGAAAACACTAAATTAGTAACTGTTTTAAGTAATAGTAAAGATGGTATGGACATATTAGAGGATTTAAAAAAAGAAAATGTTGATGTTTCTGATATACTATTTTCAGATAAACCAATGTCTATGTACTTATCAATATTTGATAATAAAAGAGAAATGGTATCAGCTATTTCAGATATGGAATTAGTAAATGAACTAACTCCTGAGTTTTTAATGAATAAAGATGGTCTTTTTGAAGATGCTGAAATTATAGCACTAGATACTAATTTGCCACAAGAAACTTTAATTTATGCAGCAAATAATAAAAAAGAGGATCAAAAAATAATATTAGATACTGTTTCAGCAGAAAAAGCTAAAAAAATAACACCTATATTAGATAAAATTGATGTTCTTAAAACAAATAAAATAGAATTAGAAGCCATTATGGGAACACCTTTAAAAAATATAAAGAGCATTAAAAGTGCTTGTAAAACTTTAATAGATAAAAATGTAAAGAAAATATTTGTAACTTTAGGTGAAAATGGAGTTATTTATGCAAATAGTAAGAAAATTGTAAAAATTTCTAATCCTAAAAATATAAAAGTTGTTGATGTAAATGGAGCAGGAGATACATTCACAGCTGCATTAATATATGCTGAATTATCAAAATTCAACATGGAACATATGACTAAATTTGCACAATGTGCCGCTATATATAAGATATCAAAATTAGGTCCTTCACCTAAATGTTTTTCATTAGAAAAAATTAAGGAAACAATCAATACATATTATAAAGATTTAGATATAAAAGGAGAATTTTTAAATGAACTTTAATAAGCACATAGAATTAGGAGAGCATGTAAAAAATGCCATAGAGAAAAAAGCACCAATAATAGCACTAGAATCAACAATAATTTCTCACGGTATGCCGTATCCTAAAAATATGGAAACTGCATTAGAAGTTGAAAAGTTAGTTAAAGATAATGGGTGTGTGCCTGCAACTATAGGTATAATAAATGGTAAAATAAAAATAGGTTTATCTCACGAAGATATAAAATTATTAGCAAAAGAGGGTATAAATGTACCTAAGGTTAGTAGAAGAGATATTCCATACATAATTTCAAACAAGTTAAATGGGGCTACAACGGTCGCTTCTACTATGATAGGCGCAAACTTAGCAGGTATTAAAATATTTGCAACAGGGGGCATAGGTGGAGTTCATAGAGGGGCAGAAACTACTATGGACGTATCTGCTGACCTTGATGAATTAGGACAGACTAATGTGGCTGTTGTTTGTGCAGGTGCTAAATCAATACTTGATTTAAGATTAACACTTGAATACCTTGAAACTAAGGGAGTTCCTGTATTAGGTTATAAGACAAAAGAATTACCTGCATTTTATACTTCAAAATCAGGATTTAACTTAGATTATAAAATGAATAGTTCAAAAGAAATCGCAGATTTGCTTAATACTAAATGGGATTTAGGTTTAAATGGTGGAGTAGTAATTGCTAATCCTATACCAACAGAATATGAAATGGATGCAGACTTAATTGAAAGTGTAATTTCAAAAGCCGTTATAAAAGCAAACGAATTAGATATTAAAGGTAAAGATACTACACCATTTTTATTAGATGAAATCCAAAAAGTAACTGATGGTAATTCATTAGAATCAAATATACAATTAGTATTTAATAATGTTAAATTAGCTTGTAAAATAGCTAAAAATATGTAATGTTAGTGTATATTTCGCCTATGTCAGGTTATACTGACTTTGCATATAGGCAAATAATGAAAAAATTTAATCCTGATCTTATGTATTGCGAAATGATAAATTCAAATTTATTAATTCAAGAAAACTATAATACTTTAAATAGTATTATGCGTATAAGTGATGATGAAAATACTGGAGTACAATTATTTGGTAGTGATATACAGGATTTATACAATAATTTTATAAAATTAAATGAACTTGGTTACAAAGATTTACTTCTTAATTTAGGTTGTCCACAGCCAAAAATACTTAAAAATGGTGCTGGTGCTAATATGTTACATAGAATAGATGAAATAAACCATTTATTATCTAGTCTTAAAGAAAAAAATATTAAAATTTCTTTAAAAATAAGGCTTTCTGAATATACAGCCAAATATTTTGAAATGGCTAACAAGTATGAAATACCTTATCTATGCATACATACTAGAACAAAAGAACAACTTTTTAAAGGAAATGCTAATCATGAAATAACTGAAAAACTTTCAAACTTAGATAGAAACTTTAAATTTATTGCAAATGGAAATATTCATAGTTTAGAAGATTATCAAAAAATCTCTAAACTTAATATAGATGGTGTCATGCTTGCAAGAGGTGTAGTTGGAAACCCACATTTAATTAAAGAAATTAAAGAAAATAGAAAAATTGAAGTTACACTAGAACAAACCAAAAAACTAGTAATAGAACACCTAAATTATCTAAGTGAAGATAAAGGTGAGCAAAAAGCAAGTATAGAAATAAATAAATTTTTAAAAGAATATTTTAAAAATATAGATAGACAAACTTTAAAAGATATTATTCTAGATAAAAATTTTGAAACTAAAATAGAAAAAATAAGCCACATTAAATAATGTGGTTTTATTTTAGAATTTGTCAAATTTTTGACTAAATCTAAAATATAACTTGAAAAAACACCAAAAAAATGATAAAATCAGTTTAGAAAAAGTCAAATTTTTGACTAAATCTAAAATGAGGTGATAAAATGATTATAAAAAGAGACTTATATTTGAATAAATTAATAGCACATAAACACAATGGTAGAATAAAAATAATAACTGGTATCCGTAGATGCGGTAAATCTTTTTTACTAAGTAATCTATTTAAAAAACATTTATTATATGAAGGTGTTAAATTAAGCAATATAATTGAAATATCACTTGATGATATAAAATATAAAGAATTAAGAAATCCTGAAAAATGCTATAAATATGTTACTGATTTAATTGATGAAAATAATAAAGAAAAATACTATCTATTATTAGATGAAGTCCAATTAATGACTGATTTTGAAGATGTATTAAACGGATTTTTACATTTAGATAATATAGACGTTTATGTTACTGGAAGCAACTCTAAATTTTTATCAAAAGATATTGCAACAGTTTTTAGGGGTCGTGGCGATGAAATAAGAATGTTCCCTTTAAGTTTTTCTGAATTTTATAATTCACAAAACGAGAATTTTGAAACTGCATGGGAAAAATACTATACTTATGGGGGATTACCTTATATCTTAACCATAGATGATGAAAAAGAAAAAATATATTATTTAAAAAATTTATTTGAGCATACTTATTTAAGAGATATTGTTGATAGATATAACATTAAAAATGATATGAATTTATCTATACTAGTTGACATTATAGCTTCAAATATTGGGTCATTAACTAATCCGCAAAAATTATCTAATACTTTTAAAAGTGAAGTAAAGATTGATATTTCAATGCCTACCATAAAAAAATATATAGATTATTTAGAAGAAGCATTTATGGTATGTGGCATAAAAAGATATGATATTAAAGGAAAAAAATATATAAATACACCTATGAAATACTATTTTGAAGATATTGGTTTAAGAAATGCAAGACTTAATTTTAGACAAATTGAGAAAACACATATTATGGAAAACATAATATTTAATGAATTAAGATATAGGGGTTATTTAGTAGACATTGGCATGATTAAAATAGATGAAAAAAATTCTCTTGGAAAATATGAAAGAAAGCAAATTGAAATTGATTTTATTGCTAATCAAGGAATCCAAAAATACTATATACAGTCTGCATTTAATTTACCAACAAGCGAAAAAGAAAAACAAGAAAAAAGACCATTTTTAAATATTGCCGATTCATTCAAAAAAATAATAATTGTTAAAGATAATATATTAATCCAAAAAGATGATAATGGAATAATAACTATGGGATTAAAAGAATTTTTATTAAATCCTAACAGTTTAGAATTATCTTAAAATAATAATGGGGATGAATTTAAACAAATTTAAAAGAAATGATAGATTTAATAAATATTAAAAATATAATAAGAGTATATAGTAAAGGTAAAAAGTTTTCGAATTCAAACTCAGAAACTTTTCGTTTTTGAGAAATTACAGACTTTTTACCACACTCTCTTTTGATTAAATATCTCAATATTTTTTTATTACTTAAATTCTAAAAGCCAATCTATTATATTAATCACTTTTATTCCATCATATGATTTTTCAAAATCCCTATCCATAGATAAAACTATTTTTTCATAATTATCTTCTATTTTAATTAATGATTGTAATTCTCTATTTCTAGTATTTTCATTCATTAAACTTTCTGTTACCTGTATATATATTTTTTCGTTAGGTTTTTCTGCTATAAAATCTATTTCTGTTTGTTTCCATTTACCTATGTATACATTATAGTCTCTTCTTAATAGTTCTAAAAATACTATGTTTTCCAAAATATTACCCCTATCAATATTTCTGTATCCTAATAATAAATGTCTAAATCCCATATCTATAATATAATTTTTTTCAAGTGTTTTTAATAATGCTTTCCCCTTTATATCATACCTTGATACTGAATATACAAAAAAGGTATCTTGTAACATTTTAATATATTTATTTATTGTACTATTGGCCACATTATTTTTAGCCTCATCAAGTTCTTTTTCATTTGACAGTACATTAGCAATATTATTCGTAGAAGTAATATTCCCAATATTTGAACATACAAACATTATAATTTTATTTAATATTACTTGATCAATTTGTCTATTTCTTTGTACAATATCTTTTAATATTATAGTAGAATAAATACCCTCCAATGCTTGATTTATTCTAGGTATATTATTTTCAATATTTTGAAATTCATGTAATACTGGCATTCCCCCTATTTGTATATATTTTTGAAATTTTTCTTCTATACTTATCATCTTATCAAAATTATAAAAATCTAAAAATTCTTTAAATGATAAAGGTAGCATTTTTATTTCTATATATCTACCAGAAATCAAAGTAGAAAACTCCGAAGATAACATATATGCATTAGAACCTGTAATATATATATCACAGTTAAAATCTAATCTAAATGATTCTACTGCTTTTTCCCAGTGTTCTACAACTTGTAATTCATCAAATATAAGGTAGGTTTTATTAGAATTTTTAATTTTACTTGAAATATAATCATATAAGTCTATATATGTCTTTATATCTTTATATTTT
It includes:
- a CDS encoding ABC transporter ATP-binding protein codes for the protein MKVFNTIKKILSLSDKKAYLLIIATVIISITTFFSLQGPYLIGKMTNLVVEGINTGIDYTSLKSMFYLIIAIYLIVMILNAIQNLLVFRITTNINYEIRKKINDKVNKLGISHLDKTKDGDIISLIVNDVDKLITALWGIIYSTLPVIISVVGIIVFMMIISIKLTLIVLVFIPMTILTISMVVKKSQKYFKSLQSKLASLNAYIEEMYTNQEIVLAFNSQKESIENFEKINDKIYKSLFLSQALSSLVMPLISALNTINYVVISLVGSILVFNKTLSLGGFQAFIHYLNLFHRPLSMSSQVSVYFQQLSATSERIFKFLELEEMEDESKFKKLNIDNIEGNIDFENVVFSYNEDKTIINSINFSVKKGEKIGIIGHTGSGKTTIINLLMKFYDINSGDIKIDGISIKDIRKDDIAKAFTMVLQDTWLFNGTISKNIEFGASNEVSFNDIERASKNANSHHFIKTLNDGYKTMINEEADNISAGQKQQLTIARAFLKNSKIIILDEATSSIDSRTELLIQDAIKNLMKDKTTFIIAHRLSTIKNCDKIILLDDGNIVEMGSHKELMNKDGEYKKLYQAQF
- a CDS encoding ATP-binding protein, with amino-acid sequence MIIKRDLYLNKLIAHKHNGRIKIITGIRRCGKSFLLSNLFKKHLLYEGVKLSNIIEISLDDIKYKELRNPEKCYKYVTDLIDENNKEKYYLLLDEVQLMTDFEDVLNGFLHLDNIDVYVTGSNSKFLSKDIATVFRGRGDEIRMFPLSFSEFYNSQNENFETAWEKYYTYGGLPYILTIDDEKEKIYYLKNLFEHTYLRDIVDRYNIKNDMNLSILVDIIASNIGSLTNPQKLSNTFKSEVKIDISMPTIKKYIDYLEEAFMVCGIKRYDIKGKKYINTPMKYYFEDIGLRNARLNFRQIEKTHIMENIIFNELRYRGYLVDIGMIKIDEKNSLGKYERKQIEIDFIANQGIQKYYIQSAFNLPTSEKEKQEKRPFLNIADSFKKIIIVKDNILIQKDDNGIITMGLKEFLLNPNSLELS
- a CDS encoding ATP-binding protein: MQKLIKRPNYLEQLIENKDIDLVKIITGIRRCGKSTLLDLFHNYLLEMRINEENIIHINFESLKYKDIKTYIDLYDYISSKIKNSNKTYLIFDELQVVEHWEKAVESFRLDFNCDIYITGSNAYMLSSEFSTLISGRYIEIKMLPLSFKEFLDFYNFDKMISIEEKFQKYIQIGGMPVLHEFQNIENNIPRINQALEGIYSTIILKDIVQRNRQIDQVILNKIIMFVCSNIGNITSTNNIANVLSNEKELDEAKNNVANSTINKYIKMLQDTFFVYSVSRYDIKGKALLKTLEKNYIIDMGFRHLLLGYRNIDRGNILENIVFLELLRRDYNVYIGKWKQTEIDFIAEKPNEKIYIQVTESLMNENTRNRELQSLIKIEDNYEKIVLSMDRDFEKSYDGIKVINIIDWLLEFK
- a CDS encoding pseudouridine-5'-phosphate glycosidase; this translates as MNFNKHIELGEHVKNAIEKKAPIIALESTIISHGMPYPKNMETALEVEKLVKDNGCVPATIGIINGKIKIGLSHEDIKLLAKEGINVPKVSRRDIPYIISNKLNGATTVASTMIGANLAGIKIFATGGIGGVHRGAETTMDVSADLDELGQTNVAVVCAGAKSILDLRLTLEYLETKGVPVLGYKTKELPAFYTSKSGFNLDYKMNSSKEIADLLNTKWDLGLNGGVVIANPIPTEYEMDADLIESVISKAVIKANELDIKGKDTTPFLLDEIQKVTDGNSLESNIQLVFNNVKLACKIAKNM
- a CDS encoding carbohydrate kinase, producing MTNKERKIFTLIKKHPEITQKEIAKRLNMTRTSVAVHITHIMEKGYILGRQYVIRKKPLILVIGGSNIDIQGFPTNNFELHNSNIGEINRTYGGVGRTIAVNSNRLVENTKLVTVLSNSKDGMDILEDLKKENVDVSDILFSDKPMSMYLSIFDNKREMVSAISDMELVNELTPEFLMNKDGLFEDAEIIALDTNLPQETLIYAANNKKEDQKIILDTVSAEKAKKITPILDKIDVLKTNKIELEAIMGTPLKNIKSIKSACKTLIDKNVKKIFVTLGENGVIYANSKKIVKISNPKNIKVVDVNGAGDTFTAALIYAELSKFNMEHMTKFAQCAAIYKISKLGPSPKCFSLEKIKETINTYYKDLDIKGEFLNEL
- a CDS encoding tRNA dihydrouridine synthase, translated to MLVYISPMSGYTDFAYRQIMKKFNPDLMYCEMINSNLLIQENYNTLNSIMRISDDENTGVQLFGSDIQDLYNNFIKLNELGYKDLLLNLGCPQPKILKNGAGANMLHRIDEINHLLSSLKEKNIKISLKIRLSEYTAKYFEMANKYEIPYLCIHTRTKEQLFKGNANHEITEKLSNLDRNFKFIANGNIHSLEDYQKISKLNIDGVMLARGVVGNPHLIKEIKENRKIEVTLEQTKKLVIEHLNYLSEDKGEQKASIEINKFLKEYFKNIDRQTLKDIILDKNFETKIEKISHIK
- a CDS encoding ABC transporter ATP-binding protein; the encoded protein is MRKYDIKRYIFPFLLILIMIIINVYFSSEIPKGLAKNIDIGIVKNDFEFIKYNSLKMLGMAFLATIFSILYIFLIAKVTATIAKELRVKLFNKVQYFSTKNLSKFGISSLLTRTTNDITKFQESLGMILRISILAPITLVITIIQAYKIAPHMLSVLAVLIGILTIGIIIAVFLLLKKFSVLQKLTDKMNAILREILSGKRVIRAFNKQEYESQKFNDVNLDIKVVYNFINIIISLINPFAEFMINISVAVVVYFIAKFIPIYNTQIGVIFAFIQYSVMIMISFLMLTSILFVIPRAYVSFKRIDEVLSEKIEIVNDESKEKLERIESIEFKNVSFSYDKAESTVIENLSFEIKSNETLGIIGSIGSGKSTIAKLLLRFLDNTGGKILINGKEIKEYTLNSLRDRISYVPQISKLFNLSILKNVAYADSNPNIDRVNMAINYAKATDFADLDIELNEGAANLSGGQKQRIQIARGIYKDADLIIFDDSFSALDNRTDRQIRENLDKLDLMKIIISQKLLTIKNANKIIVLDDGIMVGFGTHDELIKNCEIYKEIYNIQVGDIDESI